From the Rhizobium sp. SL42 genome, the window CTTGCTCTACGAGACGGAGGACAACGCGGCGGCCGGCGGCTGGACCTATCTCGGCAAGCTTTATACCGAGACCCGCTATGAGACCTCGGCCCTGGAATGCCCTTGCCTGCTGCCGATCGACGGCGATCCGCGCGATCCCGCCACCCGCTGGGCGCTGATCTACGGCCTGATGAACGGGGAGGACAAGGAAACCGGTCGCCGCAACCTGTCCATGGTCGATGTCGGCTGGTTCGATGGCCGGAGCTTTACCAAGGAATTCGGCCGCGAGCTGGATTTCGGCACCGACAACTATGCCTTCCAGGCCTTTGTCGATGCCGGCAGTCCGGTAGGCATCGGCTGGCTCGGCAACTGGGCCGATACCGGTCCGACGATCGATTTCCCCACGGCCATGAGCCTGCCGCGCACGCTGTTGCTGGAGGATGGCGAATTGCTGACGCCGCCGATCGGGGCTGCCGAAAGCCTGCGCTCGCGCATGCTCGACCGCACAAGGCTGGCCGCCGGCCAGACGGTGGCGCTGCCGCATGGTGCGGCCGAAATCGTCTTCGACCTCAGCGAGCCGGGGGCGGCCTTCCATCTCGAACTCGACCATCCCGAGATGCGGCTCGCCGTGACCCAGCACGACGAGGGCCTGGAAATCGTCCAGGAACACACGCATGTCGAGGGCCTGCTGAACGCCGGCACGCCTGCTCCCCGCTATCTCGCCAAGGCGGTCAAGGCAAAACGGTTTCGCGTCTTCATCGACTATGGCTCGCTGGAGATTTTCGCCGATGGCGGGCGCCATGCGGGCAGCAAACGCATCACCGGTTTTGCACCGGTGCGGGCGCTGCGGCTGGCGGCCGAGCCGGGTGTCATCGTCCATGCCACCGTCTGGGCCCTCAGATTGTAGGGACGTTTGCTCGGTCCCCGTTGGTGAAGCGAACGGCTGTCTCGATCAGGCCTGCACCACATCGTCATGCTCTGCCGTCTCCTGTGTCTGCGGCGAGCCGTCCACTGTTTGGCGCACCCTGACGACCGTGACCGAACAGGGCGCCGTTCCGGCGACCTCGGCCGACACGCTACCCATCAGCGAGCGCATCGTCGAGTTGGGCCTGGCGCCCATGACGATGTGGTCGACATTGTTGTCGCGGGCAAAGGTGAGGATGGCACTGGCGGTCGAGACTGCCTCGATGACGTGAAAGGTGACATCGCCGTCTTTCTGGCCAAGCGGCGCGGCCCAGTGTTTCAGCTCAACCAGCCGCATGACATGTTTGTTGTTGCCCTCGGCGTCGAGATCGTTGTCGAGCGCGATCCGGGCGATCTTCAGGACGTTCAGGCAGGCAATGCGGGCATGCGGCCGGTTGCGGGTGATCTGGCTGACGGTGTGCCGTAAGGCCTCGGCCAGATCCTGCGAAGCTTCGCCGAGGTCGATCGCCACCAGCACGATCGGCGCATTGGCGAGGATCGCG encodes:
- a CDS encoding glycoside hydrolase family 32 protein; amino-acid sequence: MAGSMETAMDHRTIEVELPVNATLHLWLKAVSPDEPGSVSFHSANGKFGEVQAVNAEEHSFRIYHVFGGGSIELIYDPAVTSVSVVYWFTASDVLETGITVLHTNPANAPPDLPEGYHFRPPFGWMNDPNGFGRFGGRPHLFYQHYSHGRIWNNMHWGHAVSSDYLRWRHLPVFLFPSEDLSVRPDKRGGAFSGSAIALTNGPGIRVFFTEKIADRVPEQEIQMSATSADLFSAGAAEVLLPRRPDGEGLTFDFRDPYVFRGPDGRWKMLLGSQSDAGGVILLYETEDNAAAGGWTYLGKLYTETRYETSALECPCLLPIDGDPRDPATRWALIYGLMNGEDKETGRRNLSMVDVGWFDGRSFTKEFGRELDFGTDNYAFQAFVDAGSPVGIGWLGNWADTGPTIDFPTAMSLPRTLLLEDGELLTPPIGAAESLRSRMLDRTRLAAGQTVALPHGAAEIVFDLSEPGAAFHLELDHPEMRLAVTQHDEGLEIVQEHTHVEGLLNAGTPAPRYLAKAVKAKRFRVFIDYGSLEIFADGGRHAGSKRITGFAPVRALRLAAEPGVIVHATVWALRL